The window atacaagcaaaaaataaacaatctaTGGTTGGAACGGATGAACCGATTTGACTGAAAATTGGttgggaggtagcttagaaccaggaaAATATTGGGTATGGTAGgatagaactgcaaccaaatacgcagtacAATGGATCATAACTGCTCAGTAATCAGCCGATGAATATTATAACATGTGCTTCCCAAaggactgatgccataaccttgtcaGCCGAGTTTTTCGTCTTTCCATGTTTGAGGACCGGTTcgtcatgtgcagtccactaggctgactgtcgattggacttcagtttgaaatgatggagccatgtttctatTGTTACataccgacgcaaaaattcggtttcaTTACGATTAAAGACCACTCAAGCGTTCCTCCGAATcagcaattcgttgtttttgttggattataaACTTgcccagagctttcgcctctttagggcGTTCACTGCCTTCATTGTCTTgtgtgctcatttcgcctctttccaactttgcaaatctcttttcaacggttgatttccatatacatatgtagatggtaTTACTAGTATCATCTATATATCAGCCACAATAAAGCGTGGACGAGTCCTCTATTGTATAAAGCCATACTAAAACATATTTCTATGGACCTACGGTGTGCTATTTGGGGCACTGCTAccaattcaaatattgaaattttacaaagtttCAATCTAAAACTCTAAGATTAATTACAAGCGCCCTTTGGCTCATAACAAATAAAGCAATTCATTCATATTTAGTACACCATACAGGGtttatccggaaagtaataagactgagtcaatttaaaaaaatttattgaaccaatcgttacaattctttaaaaccattcaaaataggttccttctgcgtcgatgcagcgcaaTCAGTCACATTGTCATGAACCATAGATTTTgctaaatttaacatctgggcaattaaacaaATACTTAGTTCTATAGtagcaaacatatttatgtatggttTTCCTTGGAAACTTACTCAATCCAACCTGTGTCCATCATTCGTTTAAACCGTATGGAACTCATAGACAATTATAACTCATTgtcatataataaaaacatattttacataatatttttatgacttaaactttaatatttccAAAGTTGGACCAAACTGCAGATAGTGTGCAAAATCTTATTAAAATCAGTTCAATAGTTTTGAAGTTCATCGGTATAAAACAACATAACACgaaatatgtttgcatatagAAAGGCATAAGGAGCTTTACAATATCTACTACACCAAAGAAGTTTTCGTTATATCTTTTCTGCTTTCGCAGTCACCGGATAACAGTGGCAAAGCAGTACAAATGAATATGATCAACTACCTTTTAtctagaaataaatattatagaacGTGTGCATCGGGTGAAGCACTGGAATATACTCGTACTAGTACGGAGACAGCTAAACGGTCCAAAACAATGTTCCTTTCGCAGTTGGCAGCTATAGCATAGTaactcaatttaaaaaaattcttcggaAATTGCACCATTGCCTCGGATATATTGTTTATACTAAATATACTGAAGATATCTAGTCTAGTGAAAAAGTTTGCAATATAAGCACTTCATTCTTCTTtcttgttcagtttgtatgacaatgCTCCcttatcggccgttccgacaaaagAACAGTTGTTTGCTGAGGgcgggtgcaaaatttcaaatttatatctcaaaacctgaggGAAATAGTTagtaactatatacatatgtatatagacagacggacatagctaaattaCAAACTTACTATACAGTGTATAATAACTTTGCACAAGCACAacgatttgtttttgctttaaaataagtCTCAGTCGAAAGACGACTGCAATATGTTGCTatagaatataatagttttattcacccaacggttgtatgtatcatctaaaactagtCGAAATAGATATGGGGAAGACAtatatgatcaggatgacgagaaaagttgaaatccgggtgactgtctgtctgtccgtgaaagctgtaacttaagtaacaattaagatatcttgatgaatcCTGGTATACAGGCTCTCTGTATTACGATCGAAGGGATATCTGtgggtaaaaaattttgaaaaagtgtgcgTGATCTGTCTCCTAAGCTACTCAAGCCAAAACCACCAAATTTGCTCAACGCAAATATTCTAAGAACTTCTAACGACAGTGTCAAAATGGATGATATCGTAAGATAACCCCGACcgcttcccatataacggtaaaactactaaaagcgcaataaatcaataattaattacgACAGAGATtataaattttacctccgagatgatATAAGAGGGCTTTATGGCAGCCGGTGTCAAAATTGGAGGTGGCACCGACCGCCCGATTTCTGTGAaaaaatgagcaaaatcggaccaaaaccacgcctacttcccacataacacgtttttaaattccatttgattccttACCTTTCCAGTTCACAAATCAGGAAGAAATTGATAATAACGGGctaaaactttgcactaataattcttTCAAAGTATGccattatgaccaaaaattatccaaatccaaataaaactgttcaagcccctaggtatcgTATACCctagtatctatagttgacttttggccGAAAATgtcagtcaatgtgtgagatattcaattgaaattcagacagaatcccTTCCTGGTAATAGTATTTCTGAGTATCAAACATGGGTTAattcgggtcaatacttccctgagctcccatatacctaatataaacattttcgaacttccgggtgactttatgctgcatatatcggccaatatttgatttatgtagctcaatgaaaattacagcaCATATTTTAGTCATaaaagtgtatctttgtgccttaaataaataaaattgggcgaaaatttTACCTAGCACCCGtataactattaccaggatGTTCGAACATCTGGTTGACTTTACTCCaaatgattggtgattgtatgtgaggtaccttaatgaaacaaaaccagggaacatttttttagtatgtgccATGATAATAGTTAACCCTTTCATGCCCgatgttgcctataggcaacattgacatacatatatgcttctaAGTCccgttatttcaatttttttgacgCGCGGTTTTTTGCATTATGTAGTCTGGTGGATTGTATAAGCTTACAGTGAATTGTTCTATTGTAAGCTATGAAAGGGTTCATTCAGTAGGCGCTTTTCGTAGAGTGAAATTGTCAAGATCGCGAAAAAAGGCGTTTAcgcaaaaagtgtttaaaagaattaaaatagctgttttattgtaaaaccaaggaaataacataaataaataaaggtaagatagttattaaaaaaaataagtcaatGGAAAAGTATTTAGtttgtttacaataattttgtaaaagtgcTGTTGCCTATAATCAACATCCTGTAACTAACGAACCAGGACACTAAgagctttgaaatttttatcatttcataCTTGAGTTAAGACTAACATTCCTTAATATATTGTGCAGTTAGTAGATACATGCTTACTGTACGTAACtgttttaaaagtattaataaataatttcgttgCCTAGTTTAAATAGGtacttttgattaaaataaaaccGTTTTATATAAAGAGGAATTATTGAATAAGTTATTGTAACATAAAGGTAACCGATAAGCCTACATATAATTGGCTGGCAGCGAAAACTGCTAACCAAACTGTATATAACACTTAAAGAAATGTAAGCAATAAATACTTTGATTATGGGTTATGTGTTGATAAATACATTTCTTACCTCTAACAGACTGTAAACAGAAAGAAACAGTCTGTcataattgcaattttataGAACAAAAAGAACATGAAATATCAAGGAGAAATGTGTTACTTTTCGCTTTGCTAACCGGTATCAGTCTTTCATTCGCAGCCATACCCTAATGTCAGAAAAGTATTCACATGTAGATGCCGCTCTTATCGCAAATTTAAAACAGTTTCAACAACTTAAGTGTTGAGTAAACTCTTCACTTTTGTTAAATATTCTGAAAACGGCTTGGAAGGGCGATTTATTTTCTCAGGTAATTAATCGTCAAATATTTAGTGCATCCGATTAATTAAGAAGGAAAGAATTTAGAGGTTGGAATGTtgaagtattaaattttatgtttttgtgttAAATCTCTTAAATATTGGCGAGTgcattaaatatcaaaatataaccTCAGcatattttgatttctaatgcaGTTGAAgaattaaattgtgttttttttcgaaaatttggtattaagtttgaaaattttttaatattccaaaCTATTTGAAATCTATCTTTACAGATAAAGTTACAATTAATATCGCTGCCATGACTGCCGAAGTTACAGAAATCATTACTGACGCCGCTGCTTCTGCTACTAGTGAAGTAAAGGCTGCAGAAGTACGCATTGAAGATGATGCTAGCGATTGTGGATCTGAGGACAGCATTCCTGAGCTGGAAGATGCTGCTGCAGGTACAACACAGTTGGGCGGTGGTGCCACTGGTCTTCCCGTTGATTTGGTTTCAAAAGCCAAGCAATCGCGTGGGGAAAAAAAAGCACGAAAGATTATGCTTAAACTTGGTTTAAAGCAAATTCAAGGAGTTAATCGCGTAACTATTCGAAAGTCGAAGAATATACTATTTGTAATCAACAATCCTGATGTTTACAAAAATCCCCACAGcgatacatatattgtattcgGCGAGGCAAAGATTGAAGATTTATCACAACAAGCCCAAGTCGCAGCAGCTGAAAAATTCAAAGCTCCTGAAGCGGCAAGTATTGCAGAGACATTAGGCACAGCTTCATCGGTAGCCCCTATTGCAGAGGAGGATGAAGAAGAAGTAGATGAGACCGGTGTCGATGAGAAAGATATTGAGCTGGTAATCACCCAGGCTAACACTACACGTGCAAAGGCCATACGAGCTCTTAAAAAACACAATAATGATATTGTTAACGCAATTATGGAGTTAACGATGATTTAAGCGCGCGTGTATTTTAAACGACTGCGTTACAATCGAGTTAAAACAAGAGTACCCGCCTTAAgacatttgaaattttaccaTACCACAAAAAAGCGTCTACGACGagaccaaataaataaaatgaacgAAATATGTTTCGTTCTAGCCGTTAGACTAATAACAGTTTGAGTTTTGTATTCATTTGTATCGCAGTAATGTGAAATCATAATAAATTGAAtgcaatataaatattcaaatcatATCGGGGGTCTTtgatacatatgtttttattatattctagATTTAAAGGGTGTAATTCCACCATCTTATTATAGTGTCTTTGACAACTCAATTTTTTTAGGAGCTAAACTATACATTattgaagtttttgttttataaataattgcacTAGTTTAGTCATTTTGCGACGATGGTCCgtttcggttacgtagaccTGACTGTCTTGGGGGGGAAAAGAACGTCGACTGTGATATTAGAGGCTGCTTCTTGCTAATTTTTGGTTCAAAAcccgaaaatgatagtaaactttttgaggatttttttgttgttattaaggGGTGAAGGGGTTATAGCACCAtcatttactaaaatgacaaagatggaaaattttcaactcAAAAATGATATAGTTTGGGAAAATCAATAAcaatgtaattaaatattttctgataCCGTTCCGATAGTTCTCGGAACTTAAagctatttaaaattatttgattttcatcAAAGAATTTGCTAAACTGTATAATTCAATATGTGACATAACATAATTTGAGTCCGATTTTATAACCCGATTAAGTTTGGCACGAAGTTGGCAACAAACGGAAGGAAACGTTGGACACCCAATAAAgtagatatataaatgatgagtGCAACGAACTGAGGGATTAAGCAATGTCcgtttgtttatacatatattcgcgaactagtccctctgATCATATCTGAAATTTCAAGCATGTCCTTTTCTGAAATAACTTTAATTCGGCTTAAAGATTGATTATATGAAATGGTGTTGGCCGGTTACGTTGTCAaaattatttacacatacataagtataaatgatataaaaaatccACTCATTaattattatagcttcggtgcatagtattttattaaaaaggatTCTAATCTTCACTCTTCTGTCACATTCaaaatatgtactataaatTAAGAAGCATTCGATTTCAACTGTTATTATTAGTTAGTTTTGTTATTAAACCAtgtatagaataaataaaaatgtacatatacatacatacacaagtaATTAGACTTTAtgtacattttaatatttaaacagaTGCACTAGCTCTCAAGCTTCAACATGCGAACCTGACTGCGACATTGTAAACGTATATCGGCAGGAGGCTGCATCCATGGTTCTCCATCCGATTGCATAGGGCAGGTAGATTTTATAACAATCTAAAGAgttaattgtaaattatttcatGTACTTCGATTAAATAGTAATCCTACCCGTATTTGCTTCGCTTGACCAATGCGCACTGGTTTACTAATGCCACACTGCAATTGTGCCATATGAAAGGACGAAACAAGGCCAAAAACCTCTAACATGCCATCCGAAATTGAGTTTTCTATCTTATATTTGGCATCTGAATTGCTAAGTTCTGATTAACAGTtgatattaaaaactaaataaaaacatttacgcctataatatattttttaaacccaCCGCATAATTTACAACCAGCTCCCCATGAATCAATATTAAGGAATATAATTGATTGCAATTCTGGTAACTCTACAATATGACCATCCAGGTATAGATCTAGTTTTTGTTCAATCCTTTCGCAATCCCGTTGAACAATTTGTTGTGTGCCAAAGCCAAAATATATTAACTAACAAAAATAGtagaaaatctattttttttcttggttaTAGCAAGTGTGTTTTGATTACCTTATTAAAAATTCGACTACTTAACAAGTAAAATCGAGATTCTCgagttttgtgaaaattataaGTGACCAATGCATCTACTCCAATACTATAGTAATTATAGACATGAATCGTTTTAATAGGATGTCTCTGGATTGGTAAACGATAATGCAGTTTTTCTATTTGCAAATCGAAGCGATCCAAATTTACTGAGCGAGCACTTTTtatctaaatattaaataaatcagtaacttgaaatatcaaaaaatccaGCTAAAATACTTACGTTTCTGAGTATTGTAATAGGGTCCAAAGTATTAGGCGGGTGCGAACCCCAACCCATTACCCGTGAAAGGTCATTTCCTGTCCCCAACGGCATAATTGCAACTGAGGGCACCGGCTTCAATTtcttaattataacaaaatgtatatTAGGTATGACTTTATATATATTACCTTTATATTTAGCGCGAATATAGTATTTAACACCCATCCTACTGTCCCATCTCCACCAGCAACTAAGATTCTACAGGGACGCGGACTGGCTTTTGCAGCCCATTGCATGGCATCTTGTGGTCCCCGACCACCCAACTCCATTACTTGAAGTGGATGCAAATAACCGCGAAGCAATGCTACCACATGTGACCCGGTACTGCT is drawn from Bactrocera neohumeralis isolate Rockhampton unplaced genomic scaffold, APGP_CSIRO_Bneo_wtdbg2-racon-allhic-juicebox.fasta_v2 ctg697, whole genome shotgun sequence and contains these coding sequences:
- the LOC126767481 gene encoding nascent polypeptide-associated complex subunit alpha, whose product is MTAEVTEIITDAAASATSEVKAAEVRIEDDASDCGSEDSIPELEDAAAGTTQLGGGATGLPVDLVSKAKQSRGEKKARKIMLKLGLKQIQGVNRVTIRKSKNILFVINNPDVYKNPHSDTYIVFGEAKIEDLSQQAQVAAAEKFKAPEAASIAETLGTASSVAPIAEEDEEEVDETGVDEKDIELVITQANTTRAKAIRALKKHNNDIVNAIMELTMI
- the LOC126767477 gene encoding diacylglycerol kinase epsilon isoform X1 is translated as MNIELASFELSSKALIGSLLALCALFAFCRNLLLEDVICIPGKTKHSWKSIKILDKACYCNACEILLTHSEGLFCDCCGICTHSAHACSKKIDINFKCKDKWLRHEKVMRHLWIRGNLPVGVVCSLCDVEIDYHATAGLFGWRCAWCQRCYHNNCYKSIDTRTECDLGEFQDMIFPPYCIIAARTRESVRLHLAGIKPPNIEGWEPLIVIANTKSGSSTGSHVVALLRGYLHPLQVMELGGRGPQDAMQWAAKASPRPCRILVAGGDGTVGWVLNTIFALNIKKLKPVPSVAIMPLGTGNDLSRVMGWGSHPPNTLDPITILRNIKSARSVNLDRFDLQIEKLHYRLPIQRHPIKTIHVYNYYSIGVDALVTYNFHKTRESRFYLLSSRIFNKLIYFGFGTQQIVQRDCERIEQKLDLYLDGHIVELPELQSIIFLNIDSWGAGCKLCELSNSDAKYKIENSISDGMLEVFGLVSSFHMAQLQCGISKPVRIGQAKQIRIVIKSTCPMQSDGEPWMQPPADIRLQCRSQVRMLKLES
- the LOC126767477 gene encoding diacylglycerol kinase epsilon isoform X2, which encodes MNIELASFELSSKALIGSLLALCALFAFCRNLLLEDVICIPGKTKHSWKSIKILDKACYCNACEILLTHSEGLFCDCCGICTHSAHACSKKIDINFKCKDKWLRHEKVMRHLWIRGNLPVGVVCSLCDVEIDYHATAGLFGWRCAWCQRCYHNNCYKSIDTRTECDLGEFQDMIFPPYCIIAARTRESVRLHLAGIKPPNIEGWEPLIVIANTKSGSSTGSHVVALLRGYLHPLQVMELGGRGPQDAMQWAAKASPRPCRILVAGGDGTVGWVLNTIFALNIKPVPSVAIMPLGTGNDLSRVMGWGSHPPNTLDPITILRNIKSARSVNLDRFDLQIEKLHYRLPIQRHPIKTIHVYNYYSIGVDALVTYNFHKTRESRFYLLSSRIFNKLIYFGFGTQQIVQRDCERIEQKLDLYLDGHIVELPELQSIIFLNIDSWGAGCKLCELSNSDAKYKIENSISDGMLEVFGLVSSFHMAQLQCGISKPVRIGQAKQIRIVIKSTCPMQSDGEPWMQPPADIRLQCRSQVRMLKLES